One Pecten maximus chromosome 7, xPecMax1.1, whole genome shotgun sequence genomic window carries:
- the LOC117331763 gene encoding AUGMIN subunit 5-like, producing MTSTRRDDLDLAVVLQKWATEEMRFRPQGVGVRQPTADDFKDVCRGQMKDIWKFVTSHVYSAQTVKEVQGNLTLKGRKKRTYKVRFKSDEKYDSERQNLLDKRVRLAGEVTNIITDLNHLENDLKRQQQELSDTQRSYSLACSALTDLHRKSALFQAFNIQGQNTNHMYEELSHRVNRRIHHITSRANKATESDEYYSRKHSSTDDDHYSNTSGLETRCSKKARETCDSVGLFLNTLLQGSYDTEKTAIQRKKELLWSEVENVLREFSVQQTYSSILVNTQESSLTLRDKTSSIDLRKDAERLRFKYEKPGEMTNLSTPPSLLQSVHQLLEESQLKQIQRFIETQRHENETWDLDDQLHTVRQKIDDQLKKVFKQTESLKKARELIEYELELSGKRAALTCCIDEAETLKEKIVKSLRDKDMLMVKYQKIQDFRQIADKKQNLIRVLIKQNANAKSRLDEQQREIQQYIQRSLLSHQLEAKSLANGLHGCMVSEMDKFVGLTLPCLLFSSQADSPFKVAVMDLSINQTTNQVAIASRQALQDVFHCLQFPAYLGPEVIMSHCLGEKSRSRNISLLLDHHDNMLHHFGTKKGDKDAVEVIIDLCKDISEHDRKQMDKLLPVIQDRIERAQRCLVGASTANQTVQDWWEQPAQATVPWVQVDQHNLQQWRNRWNVVVTKLRQAMLQNMDQNKK from the exons ATGACATCCACCCGACGTGATGATTTGGATTTGGCTGTGGTGTTACAGAAATGGGCCACGGAAGAGATGCGTTTTCGTCCACAGGGTGTAGGTGTCCGCCAGCCTACTGCAGATGACTTTAAGGA CGTATGTCGTGGACAGATGAAAGACATATGGAAGTTTGTTACATCTCATGTTTACAGTGCACA AACTGTAAAAGAAGTGCAGGGAAATTTAACTTT AAAAGGAAGGAAAAAAAGGACCTACAAAGTTCGTTTTAAATCCGATGAAAAATATGACAGTGAGCGACAAAATTTGTTGGATAAGCGAGTTAGACTAGCAGGAGAAGTAACTAACATCATCACAGATCTGAATCACTTGGAAAACGACTTAAAAAGACAGCAACAAGAACTATCAGACACAC AAAGAAGCTATTCTCTGGCATGTTCAGCATTAACAGACCTACATAGAAAGTCGGCCCTGTTCCAGGCTTTCAACATACAGGGACAGAATACTAATCACATGTATGAGGAGTTATCTCACAGAGTCAACCGCCGTATACACCACATCACAAGCAGAGCAAA CAAAGCTACTGAGTCTGATGAATACTACAGTCGCAAGCATAGCTCTACAGACGATGAccactacagtaacacttcaGGGCTTGAGACAAGATGCAGT AAAAAGGCGAGGGAAACATGTGATTCAGTGGGACTTTTTCTGAACACTCTCCTACAGGGGTCTTATGACACAGAAAAAACTGCCAT TCAACGCAAGAAAGAGTTACTATGGAGTGAAGTGGAGAATGTTCTCCGAGAATTCTCTGTACAACAGACCTACTCCTCCATATTGGTAAACACACAGGAGTCTAGTCTCACTCTCCGTGACAAGACAAGCTCCATTGATCTTCGCAAAGATGCAGAACGCTTACG ttttaagTATGAGAAGCCGGGGGAAATGACCAATCTTTCCACCCCACCATCCCTGTTACAAAGTGTCCACCAGCTATTAGAG GAAAGTCAGCTTAAACAAATCCAGAGATTTATAGAGACACAGAGACATGAGAATGAGACATGGGATCTGGACGACCAGCTACACACTGTGAGACAAAAGATTGATGACCAGTTGAAAAAAGTGTTCAAACAGACAGAAAGTCTAAAGAAGGCTAG AGAGCTGATTGAGTACGAGTTAGAGCTCTCAGGCAAGCGTGCTGCCCTGACTTGCTGTATAGATGAGGCCGAAACACTGAAGGAGAAGATTGTCAAGTCCCTTCGAGACAAGGATATGTTGATGGTGAAATACCAGAAAATACAGGACTTCAGACAGATTGCT GATAAAAAACAGAACTTAATCCGTGTTCTTATTAAACAAAATGCAAATGCAAAATCAAGGCTTGATGAACAACAAAGGGAG aTACAGCAGTATATTCAGCGATCACTTCTCTCACATCAATTGGAAGCAAAGTCCTTAGCTAATGGCCTTCATGGATGTATGGTCAGTGAAATGGACAAATTTGTTGGACTGACCCTTCCTTGTTTGCTATTCTCCAGTCAGGCTGACAG TCCTTTCAAAGTTGCTGTAATGGACTTGTCAATAAACCAGACAACAAACCAGGTTGCCATAGCATCTCGCCAGGCCTTACAAGATGTCTTCCATTGCCTACAGTTTCCTGCTTACCTG GGACCAGAGGTGATAATGTCACATTGTCTCGGGGAAAAGTCCAGATCCAGGAATATCTCATTACTGTTagatcaccatgacaacatgCTCCATCATTTTGGAACAAAGAAAGGCGACAAAGATGCTGTAGAGGTCATCATAG ACCTTTGTAAAGACATCAGCGAGCATGACAGGAAGCAGATGGATAAACTACTTCCTGTCATTCAAGACCGAATTGAAAGAGCACAGAGGTGTTTAGTTGGGGCAAGCACTGCAAATCAGACTGTACAGGACTG GTGGGAACAGCCAGCCCAGGCCACTGTACCCTGGGTACAAGTGGACCAACACAATCTGCAGCAATGGCGGAACCGCTGGAATGTCGTCGTTACCAAGTTGCGACAGGCTATGCTTCAGAACATGGACCAAAATAAAAAGTGA